A genome region from Psychrobacter jeotgali includes the following:
- a CDS encoding YihY/virulence factor BrkB family protein encodes MKKNTSKITSWLHSIQETWRIANNSNVWAHCAGVGFFGFLSIFPVMAVFVLLYGLAFSPAEMQEQIALLRTFVPASVYEILDNRLTELAANTTSRLTFSLLLSSVLALYAGSKGIKSLILLINLAFGITQERSLISATIRALSLTFAAVVVMIIAISSIAIIPLLAAYFPFPQIAKTIALWSRWPILAGIIFLSFLGLYRLAPNHEAIALKKLVPGAILATVLWILLSVLFSIYVQNFNNYSAEFGALSAAVVIMLWLYYSAFIVAFGAIFNYESIEGSKPYAIRMYS; translated from the coding sequence ATGAAAAAAAACACTTCTAAAATAACAAGTTGGCTGCATTCTATCCAAGAAACCTGGCGTATAGCAAACAACTCAAATGTCTGGGCGCATTGTGCTGGCGTGGGTTTTTTTGGTTTTTTATCTATTTTTCCGGTAATGGCGGTGTTTGTGCTGCTATATGGTCTTGCCTTTTCACCCGCTGAGATGCAAGAGCAAATTGCCTTACTACGAACATTCGTGCCTGCATCCGTCTATGAAATCCTTGATAACCGCTTAACTGAGCTGGCAGCTAACACCACTTCACGCTTGACTTTTAGTCTGCTACTCTCCAGCGTATTAGCACTTTATGCAGGCTCAAAGGGTATAAAATCATTAATTCTTCTTATAAATCTCGCTTTTGGTATCACCCAAGAGCGCAGCCTTATATCAGCTACAATCCGAGCGCTTAGTTTAACTTTTGCAGCGGTAGTGGTTATGATCATTGCAATCTCCTCTATTGCTATTATTCCATTACTGGCGGCATACTTTCCTTTCCCACAAATAGCTAAGACGATTGCCCTTTGGAGCAGATGGCCTATCTTAGCTGGCATTATATTCTTGAGCTTTTTAGGCCTCTATCGTCTGGCGCCAAACCATGAAGCTATAGCACTGAAAAAACTAGTGCCCGGAGCTATTCTAGCGACTGTTCTGTGGATCTTATTGTCAGTATTATTTTCGATTTATGTGCAAAACTTCAACAATTATAGTGCTGAGTTTGGTGCCCTTTCAGCCGCCGTAGTCATTATGCTATGGCTTTATTACTCAGCGTTTATCGTGGCTTTTGGTGCTATCTTTAACTATGAGAGCATAGAAGGATCTAAACCCTATGCTATTCGCATGTACTCGTAA
- a CDS encoding TolC family protein — MKFAILSLPSAIATIMLVGVSTQTLANSPVDTATNSQNSISETAVIPVATTQIVDASRTNVSSTIDNNPKVATHTDKKNSKTGAVQPITTPLNTLIDPVTHKSIENSYPLEVSSFLSLEQAQNILLQVSPKLAANQAAIAASEYQTEALETIDDPFVFAQLSASTYTFQEDFDLSSLRNEINNGINNLESNGEGRSLPIPPPPNLPNLDLPNTYEIKRSGSLTGAGVGFAWPVYTAGRTAALTGASNARTQEAIADSIIDENELYNTLIERYFKAQLAIIAAYLREDAYDTLQQTDHMAQRLFEEGFLSRVDRLEAQSALADAKSESIKANNDARLAMIALQRLLRTDYRIKPTTPLFVSSRPLPDIEYFQDLALKNHPGLQKVAAKRAQAEQVRALSDTGYKPTVMLYGYGQVEENPSWIAGVSASWKLWGGLNKNASIASSNAQIRQADLSEIEVSDNLLLLVEKNWNDVNNAQARYQALQSNVDLAAEVLRLRRLGLQEGVNTTIDVVQAQTQSLKARTEQAQAAHDYVQGLASLMESCGTPLAFNAYLSAADIRLPTLYSE; from the coding sequence ATGAAATTTGCTATCTTATCTCTACCTAGTGCTATTGCTACTATTATGCTGGTAGGTGTGTCAACTCAGACGCTAGCGAACAGCCCTGTCGACACCGCTACTAATAGTCAAAACTCTATATCAGAGACCGCTGTAATACCGGTAGCAACCACCCAAATTGTAGATGCTAGCCGTACTAATGTTAGCAGTACCATAGACAATAATCCAAAAGTAGCCACTCATACTGATAAGAAAAACTCTAAAACGGGTGCAGTTCAGCCTATAACTACCCCTCTAAACACCCTTATAGATCCTGTTACTCACAAAAGTATTGAAAACAGCTATCCGTTAGAGGTTTCTAGCTTTTTAAGTCTTGAGCAGGCGCAAAATATCTTATTGCAGGTCTCACCAAAATTAGCAGCCAATCAAGCGGCGATTGCAGCCAGTGAATATCAGACTGAAGCGCTTGAAACTATCGATGATCCCTTTGTGTTTGCCCAGCTATCAGCAAGTACTTATACTTTCCAAGAAGACTTTGATTTGTCATCGCTAAGAAATGAGATCAATAACGGTATCAATAACTTAGAGAGCAATGGTGAAGGGCGTTCGCTGCCTATTCCTCCGCCACCTAACTTACCTAATCTCGATCTTCCAAACACCTACGAAATTAAGCGCTCAGGCTCGCTAACGGGTGCAGGGGTAGGCTTTGCTTGGCCGGTATATACCGCTGGACGTACTGCTGCATTGACTGGTGCCTCGAACGCCCGTACTCAAGAGGCTATAGCAGATAGCATAATAGATGAAAATGAGCTTTATAATACCTTGATAGAGCGTTACTTCAAGGCGCAATTGGCGATTATCGCCGCCTATCTACGCGAGGATGCTTACGATACTTTGCAGCAGACCGATCATATGGCACAGCGTCTATTCGAAGAAGGTTTCCTTTCCCGTGTTGATCGCCTAGAGGCGCAGTCGGCTCTTGCGGATGCAAAAAGCGAATCAATCAAAGCCAATAATGATGCTCGCTTAGCGATGATTGCCTTACAGCGGTTGCTACGCACAGATTATCGTATTAAGCCTACCACGCCGTTGTTTGTTTCTAGTCGACCTCTACCTGATATAGAATACTTCCAAGACTTAGCGCTCAAAAACCATCCCGGGCTGCAAAAAGTGGCTGCCAAACGCGCGCAAGCCGAGCAAGTACGCGCCTTATCTGATACCGGCTATAAGCCAACGGTCATGCTCTATGGCTATGGGCAAGTTGAAGAAAACCCCAGCTGGATTGCTGGAGTCTCCGCCAGTTGGAAATTATGGGGCGGACTAAATAAGAACGCATCGATTGCCTCTAGTAATGCGCAAATACGTCAAGCAGACCTCTCGGAGATTGAAGTTAGCGATAATCTGCTGTTGTTGGTGGAGAAAAACTGGAACGATGTCAATAATGCTCAGGCACGTTACCAAGCGTTACAGAGCAACGTCGACTTAGCTGCTGAAGTATTACGTCTGCGCCGTCTGGGACTACAAGAAGGGGTGAATACCACTATCGACGTGGTACAAGCACAGACTCAATCACTAAAAGCACGCACTGAACAAGCTCAAGCAGCACACGACTACGTGCAAGGTCTAGCATCCTTGATGGAAAGCTGCGGCACCCCACTCGCTTTCAATGCTTATCTGAGTGCTGCTGATATTCGCTTGCCAACCTTGTATAGCGAATAA